In Heterodontus francisci isolate sHetFra1 chromosome 5, sHetFra1.hap1, whole genome shotgun sequence, one DNA window encodes the following:
- the LOC137370263 gene encoding general transcription factor II-I repeat domain-containing protein 2B-like yields MAAEAGPSKKRQKTYYFHQAWENDFLFTDIKDKCICLICGVGDAIRKKSNVERHFAMVHKEFEKNFPAGSSLCIKEASKLKVALQRPQSFLTKPVKKANMATEASFEIVHFLTKNMAAFSGGVMSGANTMAKMVLALSADILEQLARDLSTFQCDESDDSTKTAQLAVFVRIGFEGFTIKEEYLILLTLKATTRGVDIYEVKILFCKKECDNQEAIHSKVMGFDHVMTPVVKIINLIHARTLQHHQFKLLLDKPSSEYGNLLLHTETQWLSRGKVLCRFLPLVSEIKAFMESRNESTTQISDSAWLLDLAFLTDMTKKLNSLNCELQEKQKNNCQHDKHSESFQIETGPLGITVAESQNAALSSKNCSKGVQEQNLFQFTDKICDFKQLEPCVKFTSNPLIKVDIQLKSRYPASDFLSLVDTERYSNIRAAAMKVASLFGSTYLCESIFSDMNFIKSKFQIQLTYKHLNDSIRVTLSSYKPNFTGLNGNQNRILNFEPPYIEVGVVGGDFQQRLNEDQTAVKVDKEKRRLGRDCRSWKHHNQIILILNPSRDTFELNGFFCYKRGVKWKHPRPSRDNKLTGL; encoded by the exons ATGGCTGCTGAGGCAGGCCCATCCAAAAAAAGACAAAAGACATACTATTTTCACCAAGCCTGGGAGAATGATTTTTTGTTTACAGACATTAAAGACAAGTGTATCTGTCTAATCTGCGGTGTAGGAGATGCGATCAGAAAAAAGAGCAATGTGGAGAGGCACTTTGCAATGGTACACAAGGAATTTGAGAAAAATTTTCCTGCAGGAAGCAGTCTCTGCATAAAAGAAGCAAGTAAACTAAAGGTGGCATTGCAGAGACCACAATCGTTTTTAACTAAACCAGTGAAAAAAGCGAACATGGCAACAGAGGCATCttttgaaattgtccactttttaaCCAAAAATATGGCAGCATTTTCAGGCGGTGTAATG TCAGGGGCGAACACCATGGCAAAAATGGTATTGGCATTATCTGCAGACATTTTGGAACAGTTAGCGAGGGATTTAAGTACTTTTCAGTGTGATGAATCGGATGACTCCACCAAAACTGCCCAACTGGCTGTATTCGTTCGAATCGGGTTTGAAGGCTTCACCATTAAAGAGGAATACTTGATATTGTTGACTTTGAAAGCCACTACCAGAGGAGTTGATATCTACGAGGTTAAGATATTATTTTGTAAAAAAGAATGCGACAATCAAGAA GCAATTCACAGCAAAGTGATGGGATTTGATCATGTTATGACTCCCGTTGTGAAAATAATCAATTTGATTCATGCAAGGACCTTACAACACCATCAGTTCAAGTTACTTCTCGACAAACCATCATCTGAGTATGGCAATCTtttactacacactgaaacccagtggctTAGCAGAGGGAAAGTGCTGTGTCGATTTCTTCCCCTTGTGTCAGAAATTAAAGCTTTTATGGAGTCAAGGAATGAAAGTACCACCCAAATATCAGACAGTGCATGGCTGCTTGACTTGGCATTTCTAACAGACATGACAAAGAAATTAAACAGCTTAAACTGTGAACTGCAGGAAAAACAAAAAAATAATTGCCAACATGATAAGCACAGTGAAAGCTTTCAAATCGAAACTGGACCTTTGGGCATAACAGTTGCAGAATCACAaaatgcagcactttct tccaagaactgtagtaagggggtacaggaacagaaCCTCTTCCAATTCACTGACAAAATTTGTGACTTTAAGCAGCTGGAGCCGTGTGTGAAATTTACCTCAAACCCTTTGATAAAAGTGGAT ATTCAACTGAAATCAAGGTACCCTGCAAGTGATTTCTTGAGTCTTGTGGATACGGAGAGGTACAGCAATATCCGCGCAGCAGCAATGAAAGTGGCTTCGTTGTTTGGTTCCACATATCTTTGTGAGTCCATTTTTTCTGACATGAACTTTATCAAATCGAAATTTCAAATCCAACTGACATACAAGCATCTGAACGACTCCATCAGGGTTACCCTCTCCAGTTACAAGCCGAATTTCACAGGTCTG AATGGAAATCAGAACCGAATATTGAACTTTGAACCTCCTTACATTGAAGTGGGTGTGGTGGGAGGAGACTTCCAGCAAAGACTGAATGAAGACCAGACTGCTGTGAAAGTCGACAAAGAGAAACGGAGGCTCGGGAGAGATTG TCGTTCTtggaaacatcataaccagattattctcatcctaAACCCATCAAGAGATACTTTTGAACTGAATGGTTTCTTCTGCTACAAACGAGGTGTGAAGTGGAAACATCCTAGACCATCTAGAG Ataataagctaactggcctgtag